Part of the Phaseolus vulgaris cultivar G19833 unplaced genomic scaffold, P. vulgaris v2.0 scaffold_20, whole genome shotgun sequence genome, tgatattattatgatgATAAACgataatggaatattttatttgttgtgatattatatttgttatggtattattatgaagataaaagataaagagatgttttatttgttgtgatattattctggggataaaaaatgaagagatattttgtttgttgtgatattattttggagataaaagataaagaaatattttatttgtagagatattttgtttgttgtgatattattttagagataaaagataaagaagtatTTTATTTGTagagatattttgtttgttgtgatattattttagagataaaagataaagaaatatattattctggagataaaagataaataaatattttatctgttgagatattattttagagataaaagaaaaagaaatatattattctggagataaaagataaataaatattttatcttatgagatattattttagagataaaagataaataaatatattattctggagataaaagataaataaatattttatcttatgagatattattttagagataaaagataaagaaatatattattctggagataaaagataaagagatattttatctgttgaggTATTAtgctggagataaaagataaaaagatatttcatctgttgtgatattattgtgaaaatattgtgatattattctgggataaaagataaagagaaattttatctgttgtaatattatatctgttgctatattaaattttatctgttgtaatattatatctgttgcgttattaaattttatttgttgtgatattatatctgttgcataaaagataaagaaatattttatttgtggtGATATTATTCTGTAGATAGAAGATGAAAAAGATATTTTACCTGCTATCAtgttattctgaagatgaaagatataattattattgtttgaatagggtttagggtttataattattattgctATCATATTATTATGGAAATAACGGATATTTAAGAATCTGTTATCATGTTACTCTGAAGAGGACGTGAACGATTAATTATCATTcatatttgttgtgatattgttATCATGATCATGATCTCTCACAGTAGAGAAGTTATTCTTGTTGCTGGTCATAGAGCATAGTAGTGAAAAAGTACATGTCTAGGAAAGTTCTGgcgaggaaagacttggtatttaagcatGTCCGTTggtgacccacctctctttcctgggaactTACCTGGTGTACTAGTTCACGATCTACAATATGCAAAAAAGATCAACTTTGACAAATTTTGCAGAACTCGTGTGTCGAGAATGACAAATTATTATGTCCTACTGTAGCTCGACGGTAAAGGGCAGTACAATGTCAAACTTTTACACCATGCAGGGTCACAAAAGTGTTGGACGACGAAGCCTGTCGGTGAAAAGTCAAGCCATCAGGACAACTCCTCTAACAGGTACATTACGACTCATGTGCACCGACCCTTGGCTCAGAGACAATCTGGACATGGGCACCCTTGATCGCAGCTCGCCATCGTTGTGGTTCGAGCCTTTGAACAGGTCCGTAGCGACTCTCAAGTCGCCGCTCGCCACCGTTTTGGTTTGCCCCTTTGTCTTTCaaggtgagaggtttcttgatcaaggaaATACGATTCTCGCACGGAGATAGAAGGGCTAAAGTCTACCATTGGAGTTAACCAACGAGAAGAGGCCTCAGCCagtcgaggagtggcttgagaagaagatcaatggcaagacgtttaagctggggaaaactttagacgacgagacacaagaccagatcgTCAAGGTAATAATTAGAAGTAGTTTCAATTAAAGCAGTTTTTCAAGGGGCACTCTTTAagaagtagtttcagttaaaacagttttatcaaagtttccaagttaTTTAAGTTCGCATGCTTATCGTTTTAAGTTTtcagaaaaaagaccttatcgctTTTATGAGATTTAAGGCAACAGTTTAAAGATTATGGCATGCATTCAGTACAAGGTTTTAAAGCATAatgttttaagtcctcatcgccatatggcgatcggaggcacaagtgtgaagttttttagtcctcctcgccgtgagcgagcgcaggcgagaagagtttggaaagaccttcctcgccataagcgagtgtaggcgagaaaagttgagaaagaccttcctcgccgtaAGCGAgggtaggcgagaagagtttaaaAGGACCTTCCTCGCCGTGAGCAGGtataggcgagaagagattaagatACATTTGCCTTAGTTTTTCCCTTCCATGTAAAATCAAAGACCAAGATGGTGTCGCCAGAACAAGGCAttgccaagacaaggcgtcgccgagATAGCGATACCAAGAACAGGTATCACTAGAACAAAGCATCGCCAGAAGTAGGCGTTGCAGCCAGATAATCAATCAGAAGTCAAGTTTAGAGAAAGATAACCGGTATGTTCATCATAAGTTAAAATCCAATTTATCGAAGTTTCCCAGTTATTGAGTTTGCATGATTGTCATTTTAAGTTTTCGAAGAAAAGACTTTGTCGTCCTTGTATAATTTAGGGCAGattcagatcgcatgcattcagtccaaagttttaagtcctcatcgccactcggcgattggaggcacaaattaagcttttaagtcctcatcgccacctggcgatcgcaGGCACGagcataaagtttttaagtcctcgtcGCCAtctggcgattggaggcacaagcaCAAAGTTTTAAACCTTCATCGCCACCTAGCAATCggaggtgaaagttaagttttaagtcctactcgcctagaacgagtataggcgagaacagaatgaaaagtcctactcgcctagagcgagtataggcgagaacagatcagaagtcctactcgcctagagcgagtataggcgagaacagattaagaagtcctactcgcctagaacgagtttaggcgagaacagattaagaagtcctactcgccaagaacgagtataggcgagagttcagagcaagatgacagatatgtccagtatgagttaaaatccgggcgcctagtccttgagcaggggttaagggattccttcgggacgccccctcctcaagtatgaatagctagccccggtaccagataacagttcaaacccgggcgcctagtccttgagcaggggttaagggattccttcgggacgccccctcctcaagtatgaatagctagccccggtaccagataacagttaaaacccgagcgcctagtccttgagcaggggttaagggattccttcgggacgccccctcctcaagtatgaatagctagccctggtaccagatgagattaaaagtcctcagtgcatccaggggaaaggtagccctgggcaagttgaggcaccagagaaagtcctcctcaccctcgagcgagttcaggcaagataaagtctttctcgccgtcgagcgaattcaggccagataaagtccttctcgccgtggagcgagttcaggccagataaagtccttctcgccgtcgagcgagttcaggccagataaagtccttctcgccgtcgagcgagttcaggccagataaagtccttctcacctcagagtgagttcaggcaagaacagagtacaagacctctttgcttaagcaaattgaggcaagttcgaaagtcctcagtgcaggACCAGACCAACAAAGTTTTAGGCGACGACctagaaatacacatgtcactgctcagtaagtaatttcgtgTCAGATGTTATTACTATAGACTAACCGTTTGTTCAAGATAAGTTGATTTCCAGGAAATTAAGCATCAGTTTAtgctaagttaattgggttgagtaaaaaccaaccaagttatcaggtgatcgcacaacagataagTTATCAGGGTGGAAGAAGTCATAGGGTGGCTGAGGTAGGTTCGTAAAAGACACCTCACTACTCAGATCAAGTTCTTTCAGATTAAAGGCTCAGGGAAGGCAGAGGGGGGTCCGTTAAAGGCAGCTCTCCTCCCAGAATGAGCAGAATTGATAGCTCAAGGTATTAGGCCGCTCCCCAGAGGACGTCTTAgcagataaaaaggaaaatagcatCCAAAGAAGCCCACGGCTTTGTGATTGAAGCTCGAAAGAAGAGGTACACGGTGAGAACTAAGTTAGCAGAGTTTGAGGCGATGACATAGAAATGCGCATGGCATTTGGCAGATCAGGCGAGctagatttcagatactaagactGACCCACGCCTACTGCCCAGTAAGTGATTTTGCGTTAAATGTTATTGTTATAAACTAATAGTTTGTCCGATTAAGTTGATTTTCATAGAGCTAAGCACCAGTTGGCGCTAAGTCGATTTCTTTAAAGCAAGAGTTAGTCAGTTATATCAGATGATTACACCGCATATAAAAGCGAAACCATGCGCACATTTATAtgtattgaagaagaaaatggaaCAGTGAACTTCTTAGTCGttttgctgaaaacaagttatcagctcaagactgggaggcttgtgtaccgtccaggtcatcgggtgtgatgacgtggacaagagaaaggtaggtggtcaagaagtcaacatagtcgccgtatAGTCAACATAGTCAACATAGCGCAAGAGATACGACGCTTAAGTTAAAGCCCAAGTGGCCGcaaggttatacattgcactccagataagggaagtccatgggccggatacgctaagatcctaaagatagcggcgcaaggaccttctccaaggaaccctagataatagaaagcaacgcagaggtaaaccctagttttcacctatataaagggcacgaagagccctagtaaggtacaCTTTTCATAGTTATACAGAGCACTAAACCCTtgttgttcttgacggcacacccagctgtgagcacaaggcaattagggcaacacagttccaCTCATGGAGATAATCATACAGTCTCTAGTCACtctggtgtttctcgctagctgacttgatcgttggagtgcaaatggccgcgagggcgcccctttattcttctttttcaggtactcatagacgaggcagaacgaaggtgcctagctcgttagaacaagccaagcataaagacgacccaggtcaaccggccggaactatgccagaaggctccgacaggaaagagggaatgcccttctacttgggagccttcttggccGTGGCCCTTGATTGGAGTGCCCAAGCTAGAAACGCAACTTTGAACACACAAGCCCTCCAGGCCCTAGAAGCAAGAGTGGCCGCTCTGGAGAAGGAGAATAAAGCTCTGGGACGCCAAAATGAGGCTTACCAAGCCTCTCTGAAGTGGGCGCAAGAGGCCAAAGAGGAGGCTGAAAGGCAGCTGGGTGAGGCGATGGCATTTCAGGCTGACTTCTACGTTCGGGAAGTCTCTCTCCAGGTTCAAATAACGGAGCTCCAAAACATGGCCGAAGCCTCCGAAGAGCTTCAGAAAGACTTGGAGGATCAATGCTATGGGCAGGCTGAAAAACTGGAGTGGATGGAGGAGGagatggctacccaggccaagACATTGgaccttctccaggttgaccatGACAAACTGCAGATTGAGGTCAGCCGGCTCcgagtggagaaggaggctctggaAAAGCAGGTGGCTTCCGAGGACTCTACCatcgaggagttggagaaggACAAGAAGGCGCTCCTCGATGACATGGccggcaccttcgaggagggattcaagGAGGCTCTGGCCCATGCCGCTTGCAAGAACCCAGGAATCGACGTTTCTAATTGCGATTCCACCCACCATGTCGTTGATGGGCGCGTCGTGCCCCTTGAGTTAGATGATTGAAACGCTGACCCTCAACTGCCACCTTTACCTTTTGCGCTTTATATTTGTTCTTGCCAATCTCCGATAAATTTGTAAACCCTTTGAACTATTTGCACCTTTGTCGGAACCATGGGTTTTGTATGACAATTTTATACTTCTAAGGTATCGAGTTCTGTTTGCATGATATTTTTACCTTCGTTCTtcatttttgtgtacttcaACTGCTTTGCCTATATTTTTACCCGTTTCTTTCGTTGTGTTGGGCAATCCTGTGCACCCGGTGCCTCACTTCTAACGTGCACCTCAAACCTGCTCAGCCTTCGTATCTGTGAGGCCTCTGCCTCGTGAAGGTGCTGGCCGCTCCGCCATCGCTGCGAACGCGAAGGTCGAGACCTGCTCTATGtcttaaacacttgggacaaggtCGTGCTtcaatgcccacgcccatggagaggcctgtctaatcagcgtcgtatcgtccatggaATGTCTTAAGCATCAAGGCGATCTATCCCTTAATTCTTGGTGCTTGGCGCCACGCCGGAGGAGAGGTCTGCTACAGCAGCGctgtatcgtcctcagggtgtcgaGAAACGCCCAGCACAGGGAAGGCTTGAAGCCCCCCCatggggtcgttccctccacggtctttccttcccatgggtatcggggagcaacccTGCCGGTGGTTCACTTGGCCTCTGGCGATCCCGTCTCCCTCcatagtctttcctacctgtgggtatcggggaggcgacgcctctGGTGAGTAGTTTTgacttcttcgatttcgtctccctccgcagtctttcctacctgtgggtatcggagAGGCGACGCCGCTGATAACTTATACGGGCGACGCCCTCGGCGTCTCATACCGGCGACGCCTTCGTCGTCTTCTACTGGCGATGCCTTCAGTGTCTtctactggcgacgccttcaatttcttatactggcgacgccttccgTTTCTTAGCGATGCCTAGTGCGATCAAtctgttgactttgaccttggcgtCGACTTTGACTTCGATTGTGGTTAACGCCTGGGGGTAGCGGAGAGCTCAGGGTCTCGCccgcgccatccacgtggcatttcccgtatggctgatgggacgttccctcACTTGACTTGATCCTGACATTTTCTGAGCTTCTGACAAGATGCTCCCATTCTCGgcggcgcatcgtacccttgggcattctgtcgacgCGACGTTTGTTGAgtgttaaccagtggtgccatgATCATCCTCTCATCGTctgacacgtggctcgatcgcacggtgcTCCCATTTGCGTCGCTTGGCGCTCTAACTGCAACATTTAGACTTTCAGAATCTTATACCTGCGTTTATGATCCCTGTGTTTCGCACCCTCCTTGCACCGCTACGCAGAGAGTTCCTTCTGCATTCCTTCTAGTTGGCGCTTTACCTCCCGTATTCCTAACGCGCCATTCTCCTTTGAACTCCCAGCTCTTTGCTCACCTCTTGTAGCGACATGTCTTCCCATGTTCCTCCCCCTGGGTTAGCCCCAAGGACCTGTAAGCATGGGCCTCGCGCAAGCTCCTTGATGAGTGCTCGTGCTTGctttctaccagggccataagggagcacaaaggggattcgtgttcctacgatcatcgtgccttcgctaggaggcatgatgacgacatcgccATACTCCCTTGCACCTTGGAGGAGCCGGTGTGCggggacgaacgggccaacgacggggtccccttcttctacttctaccaGGTGGTATTCAAgagcatcggcgtgcgcctgcccttctccaggtttgagagggaactactGACGGAGATTAAcgctgctccggcccagttgtatcctaatagttgggctttcgtcaaggctTTTGACATACTCTTCGGCTTTCTGGGGTGTGCgccctcggttgatatctttctccaattttttgaggtgaagaggcaaaggaacaacctctgggtgaccttCAGTAATGTTCCTGGCAGGGTTCTCCTGACTCctttccaaaactccttcacagggtggaagggtaggtttTTCAAAGTCCGTTGCTCCGATCTCGTGCCTTCCACCCTAGATGgttttcccttgtactgggtgagggagacgagagccctgaagtccaaacccttcaagaaactcacCCCGAacgaccaggtggtttgccggatccTGGCTGAGGCAgggggttttgactccgccactctgattagtttggagttcaacgccgaAACCTTGGAGAAGTATATATGTACGATTAGAATCTTCTGCTCTCGATCTTTTCTAAATCTTTGCATGTTTTGCCTTGTGGTGTCTTCACCATGTTTgtttcccttggtgcaggttcaaagATAAACCAGCAACGGAGGTCACAGCTTACCCAGGCACTGAGGACTGAGAGCGGAGCTTCGTCCTCCTCCCATCCCgactccggaggccactgaaAAGTGGTCTGTTTGTACTTTTTGTTTGAGCATAGGGCATGTACCTGTTCGCCTCATTTATCTCATTGACCTTTATCTCGAACTCTATTTGTAATATTAACTCTCTGGTGTCATGTTTTTGCTTTCTGTAACGCCGCTTCATTTTGGCACACCTTTGCCTACATTCGCTTCTTTTAACATAATGTGCACGTTATACTGTGCACGTTTCCTTCGTTatgtttcttggcgacgcctgcatctggcgacgcccttttcttcttggcgacgcctgctaTTAGCGACGCGTATgcttggcgacgcctgtcgcCTATTTCGAATCTTTGTCTTTTATCTTTTAACCCCCTGGCCTTGCACTTCGAGTGGAAAGAAGATAAAAACTGAGGCAAAGCTTTTCTTgaacttctctttcttttatttgggtgacctcgttaaaaaacccccgagagggaaaaagagtgtcccctacaATAAAAATTTTACATGGTTGTTTACTTACACagttcaactaaaataaaacttcaaattggccgcattccagctgcgcggaatgggacccccctccaaagtctctaagTTGTATGAATCGTTCCCCTTAGCTTCGGTGATTCTGAAgagtccggtccacttgggagacaatttattttctagctcataggggtgagccttcctcataactaagTTGCCAATCTGAAATTGtcgtggcttcaccttagagctatattgtcgctctccaccttgagctagacgctcctcccttagccctagacactcttggtttggctttggatgctcatgtcttggcttttgtctttcttgtgaagttgtgcttggccctcttccatcacaaatccttttcaagagggaggggatgatggaagaggcccaagcccatgatagaaaaagcccaagcccaagcccaaatacaagttcaagctttaactcaagcccaacaaatagaagatatgggcaaactaagcatcattggatgtctttcttttgtaattacttttgagtatttttagtagaacataaagggaggtgtagatataaatataagaggtgcaaatgtataaagctaaatcacaccttccatgtgacacaaaataaggtgtaggtatagatttaggaggtgccaaaaatagaaaccaagtcacacttcccttgtgactaggaattggctccaaattcaaatgcttctcatttgaaattccctccactttctttttaatttccagccccctaaacactataaataagagggctgggctcatgtatttggaagattaatcagagtaaagttatgctgccaacattgtgccatactttgcttttccctagtttttaggatctaatcttcaccttcatcacctaccatagggctggccgaacctccctacttccatacacatcatgcaccttcaagatcaccatagctcctaggaggatctatgatggagatcaagctcaagaggacatggaggccaatcaacaagatcaagaagaggtagaggcacaaatggaggacgcccatggaggtcaaagcccacctcaaaggattacaagaagcatgttcaaagctttaggagctaggggacatttattttctctttttgtaatttctttagttgaaggtgcttagagggaaacattagaaacctcttttgttatagcatcttttaggctttagttaggagctttaggaggggggtgtattagtagataggtgtaggagtagaataggaggtgccaaagtgaaggaagaggtcacaccttcctcatgcataggtttaggcgccggttttgaagaagtttaggagggaattttgaattctcttagctttgattttcagcaccttaggctataaatagaggtgctctccttgtatttttcagatttgaatttatctaaagaaactatactcaaaattggagtgagcattggagagcttttgagccttcttctctagtcttatcttgaaggatcatggtttcctcaagtggcggcttgcacactcatctaggagcatccatacttctagtggcgtgatcatccaacctttcATCCATACTCAATTtcatcttgaaaatacaaggtataggctcctctttttataggctaaagaggaccagatttgatgacctaaatgctacacaaatgtaagccaaatgaaatgtaaagaaGTGGCATAtggaggcacatggagcacatggccctCCAACTTACACATGGTCGAACTTtattagtgaaggcttctagaaacctttagctaatcaaggttaacagTTGAACCAAGTGATATTCAAttttttgaagaatccaaatcctttgaaggatgttgaagcctctgctttgctgtgTGTTGTTgggctggtttaagctttgttctggggtagtttaatattgtaatccacccttagattaaatctcaagcaattagcatctcaatctttatcaaagtaaaatgttttttaaactaagttgaaacaaccgattgttttgtcgaaacaaccgattgtttatacttaggtgttttgagaaagtttgaaaactgtttttgaatggtgaaatttgttaagtaacaaagcaaccggttgattcgaggaaacaatcgattgtttgttttgaaaccataacaaaaaaactgttttctttgactgagctttaaatgctttaactgaatacgcttcagtcattaaatgctttgaccaatctattttaaatgcaattaagagtttgttaagatttgataacaaactatattcttgaatatattatgaaaaactatttttaaggattaagaatattgagacaaagttttagaacaaagagtttttcaaagagttctgagattgcttaagagttgagagattgatcaaaggtgctggaataggattctacttgtattgatttcagatattcatctgtaacaagtgtaatctttgtaaactgctgaacaattcgtttgtgtgttttgctgagattggttgtgtgttcttgaggtgttcaagatcagcaatcttagtgttggccaaggagagtgtgtttcttgaggttttcaaggtggttgttgtgtaagtgatcaaggtgaggttgcttagtggatatcctcagggtttctgagaagactggatg contains:
- the LOC137817195 gene encoding uncharacterized protein yields the protein MPEGSDRKEGMPFYLGAFLAVALDWSAQARNATLNTQALQALEARVAALEKENKALGRQNEAYQASLKWAQEAKEEAERQLGEAMAFQADFYVREVSLQVQITELQNMAEASEELQKDLEDQCYGQAEKLEWMEEEMATQAKTLDLLQVDHDKLQIEVSRLRVEKEALEKQVASEDSTIEELEKDKKALLDDMAGTFEEGFKEALAHAACKNPGIDVSNCDSTHHVVDGRVVPLELDD